In one Mucilaginibacter sp. PAMB04168 genomic region, the following are encoded:
- a CDS encoding glycoside hydrolase family 71/99-like protein: MRFKPWRYCLSIGLGLLAALPAFSQKKHNKNTLFPNYKGLIMAGYQGWFRAEGDGTQATRFSYGNEQRSGIDMWPDISEYKQTYPTPFKQADGKTARFFSSVDKSTADLHFQWMQQYGVDGVFMQRFFSTAREKGHRKDAVQVLKNAIDAASKYKRAMAIMYDLSGLKASGEDCSALIEDWKYLVDELKITNMPGTNTYLQQNGKPVVAIWGVGFPDRPYNVRNIGLDRFIDFLKNDPVYGGCAVLLGVPNSWRTLRGDCINDPYLHELIKQCDIVLPWSVQRYTPLLHNDMDRYRDDIIDDLQWCRANNIDYVPCVYPGFSWHNLSRYEFPDDVKPVGSIPRQGGRYYWQMLSTAIGAGAPMIYVAMFDEVNEGTAIFKVSNTPPVTSNPQGVAFADLDGKPSDHYLWLTGEAGKMLRKEKPLVFKMPDRQVVK, from the coding sequence ATGAGATTTAAACCCTGGAGATACTGTTTAAGCATCGGTTTGGGCCTATTAGCTGCCTTGCCTGCATTCAGTCAGAAAAAACACAACAAAAACACACTTTTCCCGAACTATAAAGGGCTGATTATGGCTGGCTATCAAGGCTGGTTCAGGGCCGAAGGCGACGGTACACAAGCTACACGCTTTTCATACGGCAACGAGCAACGATCAGGTATTGACATGTGGCCCGATATATCTGAATATAAGCAAACCTATCCTACCCCGTTTAAACAAGCCGACGGCAAAACCGCCCGCTTTTTCAGCTCGGTTGATAAAAGTACGGCCGATCTACATTTCCAGTGGATGCAGCAATATGGCGTAGATGGCGTTTTTATGCAGCGCTTTTTCAGCACTGCCCGTGAAAAGGGTCACCGCAAAGATGCGGTGCAGGTCTTGAAGAATGCTATTGACGCAGCTTCTAAATATAAAAGGGCAATGGCTATCATGTACGACCTTTCGGGCTTAAAGGCATCAGGAGAAGACTGCTCGGCTTTGATCGAAGACTGGAAGTACCTGGTAGATGAACTCAAAATAACCAATATGCCCGGCACAAACACTTACCTTCAACAAAATGGCAAACCCGTGGTGGCTATTTGGGGAGTAGGTTTTCCAGACAGGCCTTATAACGTCAGAAATATTGGATTGGATAGGTTTATAGACTTCTTAAAAAACGACCCGGTATATGGTGGTTGTGCTGTACTGCTTGGCGTGCCGAACTCATGGCGTACCCTGCGGGGCGATTGCATCAATGATCCATATCTGCACGAGCTGATTAAGCAGTGTGATATAGTTTTGCCCTGGAGCGTACAGCGTTATACACCATTATTACATAATGATATGGACCGTTACCGTGATGATATTATTGACGATCTGCAATGGTGCAGAGCAAATAACATCGACTACGTTCCCTGTGTTTATCCCGGTTTTAGCTGGCACAACTTAAGTCGCTATGAATTCCCCGACGATGTGAAACCCGTTGGGTCCATACCACGCCAGGGAGGTCGCTATTACTGGCAGATGCTTTCAACAGCTATTGGCGCAGGTGCTCCAATGATTTATGTAGCTATGTTTGATGAAGTCAACGAAGGTACGGCAATTTTTAAAGTAAGTAATACGCCCCCGGTTACCTCCAACCCGCAGGGAGTTGCATTTGCCGACCTTGATGGCAAACCGTCAGACCACTACTTATGGCTAACCGGCGAAGCCGGTAAAATGCTTAGAAAAGAAAAGCCCCTGGTATTTAAAATGCCCGATCGTCAAGTAGTAAAATAA
- a CDS encoding sialate O-acetylesterase yields the protein MNRKYAILLFLILFVTRASATIQLPAIIGDNMVVQRNAKVPIWGKATAGQKIQIVFLNRTFTCMTGPDGKWSVRLATYPSGGPYQMLIKAGSEEIIIQNILIGDVWLASGQSNMEFGIQNEANGAAAISNATDKFIHFFFVPMTFALQPQDGTAPTDPDSPNGKWVMCSPRLMADPKWAWHGFSAVGYYFAQQVRLTQKCPVGMIASYKGGTPAQAWISEAGLKKEPAFEKYISARQTLIAEFGQANAAYPQQLADYRKALEIWRTEVGNSFDKENKQWEAITAQAKANGQAVPPAPKPVRPAPQSPPQPAGGFSAPANLYNAMIAPVVQYGIKGVIWYQGESNGDRLADAVEYKDLFPRLINDWRIQWKQPDLPFLFVQLANFRVSAKTPSEGNWPWVREAQRQALSLPKTGMAVITDVGNADNIHPTNKVDVGLRLALAARHVVYGENIVFSGPDYRSYVVEGRKIRIRFKQTGRGLVIDTVRHPGGVELEGFGIAGADGRFVWAKATLDGNTVLVSSEQIANPVAVRYNWADNPPGNLYNKEGLPASPFRTDDWAPALVVPNTRPGN from the coding sequence ATGAATAGGAAATATGCAATATTACTTTTTCTAATATTATTCGTTACCCGGGCATCGGCAACCATCCAATTACCTGCCATTATCGGTGATAACATGGTGGTACAGCGTAATGCCAAAGTGCCCATATGGGGCAAGGCCACTGCCGGCCAGAAAATCCAGATTGTTTTTCTGAATAGGACCTTTACCTGTATGACCGGCCCTGATGGCAAGTGGTCTGTAAGGTTAGCAACTTACCCATCAGGCGGACCCTATCAGATGCTCATCAAGGCAGGCAGTGAAGAAATTATAATACAAAACATTTTGATAGGAGATGTTTGGCTGGCTTCCGGTCAGTCAAATATGGAGTTTGGCATCCAAAATGAGGCTAACGGCGCAGCAGCTATTTCTAATGCTACCGATAAATTTATTCATTTCTTTTTTGTTCCAATGACATTCGCACTCCAGCCGCAGGATGGCACCGCACCAACCGATCCCGATTCGCCAAACGGTAAATGGGTAATGTGCTCACCACGGCTAATGGCTGACCCCAAATGGGCCTGGCACGGCTTTTCAGCAGTAGGTTATTACTTTGCACAACAAGTCCGGCTTACGCAGAAATGCCCGGTAGGAATGATTGCCAGTTATAAAGGCGGCACCCCTGCTCAAGCCTGGATAAGCGAGGCCGGTTTAAAAAAGGAGCCGGCCTTTGAGAAATATATAAGTGCACGCCAAACGCTGATAGCTGAATTTGGTCAGGCAAACGCAGCTTACCCACAACAACTGGCTGATTATCGTAAAGCCTTGGAAATCTGGCGAACTGAAGTTGGTAACAGCTTCGATAAAGAGAATAAGCAGTGGGAGGCAATAACAGCGCAGGCTAAAGCGAACGGACAGGCTGTACCTCCCGCACCGAAGCCTGTTCGGCCAGCTCCTCAAAGCCCTCCGCAACCCGCCGGAGGATTTAGTGCACCTGCGAACTTATATAATGCAATGATCGCACCTGTTGTGCAGTATGGTATAAAAGGGGTTATATGGTACCAGGGCGAGAGTAACGGTGACAGGCTTGCAGATGCGGTCGAATACAAAGACCTATTTCCAAGGCTGATCAACGACTGGCGTATACAGTGGAAACAACCTGATCTGCCGTTTCTATTTGTACAGCTAGCAAACTTCAGGGTATCGGCTAAAACGCCATCTGAAGGAAACTGGCCTTGGGTACGTGAGGCCCAACGACAAGCTTTGTCACTTCCTAAAACCGGCATGGCCGTAATAACTGACGTCGGCAATGCCGATAATATCCATCCTACGAACAAAGTTGATGTAGGCTTGCGTCTGGCTCTCGCAGCAAGACATGTGGTTTATGGCGAAAATATTGTTTTTTCCGGCCCTGATTATAGATCTTATGTTGTAGAAGGTCGTAAGATCAGGATCAGATTTAAGCAAACAGGAAGAGGTCTTGTCATTGATACCGTACGGCATCCCGGAGGCGTAGAACTGGAAGGGTTTGGTATTGCCGGTGCCGACGGGCGGTTTGTCTGGGCAAAGGCAACGCTGGATGGTAATACAGTGCTGGTATCATCGGAACAAATTGCAAACCCGGTAGCCGTAAGGTATAACTGGGCCGACAACCCACCAGGAAATCTTTACAATAAGGAAGGATTACCGGCTTCACCTTTCAGGACAGACGACTGGGCTCCAGCCTTAGTGGTACCGAACACTCGTCCCGGCAATTGA